A window of Rhizobium sp. CC-YZS058 genomic DNA:
CGAGCTTGCCGGCTTCCTTGAGCGCGGCGATGGCGCCGAGCGCCATTTCGTCATTGCCCGAGATCACGCCGATGATGTCCGGATTGGCCTGCAGCATGGACTGCATCTTGTCGTGGCCCTGGGTGCGGTTCCAGTTGGCGACTTCCGAGGCAGCCTTTTCGAGGTCCGGATACTGCGTCAGGACGGTTTCGTAGCCGTTCGAGCGGGTGGCGGCATTGTTGTCCGAGGGGGCGCCGAACAGCTCGACATACTTGCCCTTCTGGCCAACGCTTTCGACCCACTGCGTGGCGCCGAGGGCAGCACCCTGGGCGTTGTTCGAGACGAGCTGCGCCTTGGCGAGACCCTCCTGGTTGATCTCCGCATTGACGAGGAAGACCGGGATGTTGGCGGCAACGGCCTTCTTGACCGCGCCGACCGAACCGTCGGCATTCGCCGGATCGAGGATGATGGCGACCGACTTGTTGGTGATGGCGGTGTCGACCAGGTTGCTTTCGGTGTTGGTGTCACCCTTGTGCGCGCCGACCTGGGCGGTGTAGCCGAGCTTTTCCGCAGTCGCCTTGGCGACATTGCCTTCGGTCAGCCAGTAGGGGTTGGACGGGTCGTTGACGATGACCGTGATCAGGCCTTCGGCCCAGGCCGAGCTCGCGAAGATCGTGGCGGCGGCAACGGCGCCCAACAGGACCCGGGTACCTTTCTTGAACATGCTTCTCTCTCCCATTCGACAGGTTTTGATGAGCCGGACATCCGGCGGTTTTCCGCGCCCGGCGTGCCGGGCGGAGAAGGGGTGGGGCCGCAGCGCCTAGCGGGCGCGCTTGCCGTATTGCAGGCTGTTGAGCAGCACTGCGAGAACGATGACGGCGCCGGTGAAGACGGTCTGCCAATAGGCCGAGACGCCGATGATCACGAGACCGTCCGACAGGAAGCCGATGACGAAGGCGCCGAGCATGGTGCCGCGGATCGTGCCGCGCCCGCCGGTGAGCGCCGCGCCGCCGATCACCACGGCGGCAATCGCCGTCAGTTCATAGGTGGTGCCGGCGGTGGGGCCGGCCGAGGTCAGCTGCGAGGAGAGCACGAGGCCGGCGATGGCGGCGCAGATGCCCGACAGAACGTAGACCGTGACCTTGACGAACTTGACCGGCACGCCGGAAAGATCCGCCGCGCGCTCGTTGCCGCCGGAGGCATAGAGCCAGCGGCCGAAGGCGGAGCGGCTGAGCATGACGCCGCAGAGGATGGCGAGCACGGCAAGCACGATGACGCCGATCGGCACGCCGCCCAGACGATTGAAGCCGAGCCAGTCGAAGCCGGTATTGCCGAGCTCGGGACGGCCGCCGAGATTGTTGAAGGTGAGACCATTGGTCATCAGCAGCGCGATGCCGCGGGCGACATAGAGCACGCCCAGCGTGGCGACGAAGGCCGGCACCCGCAGGAAGGCGATCAGCACGCCATTGACCGCGCCGACAACGGCGCCGAGCAGGCAGGTGAGCACGACCACCACCCAGACCGGGGGATAGAGGATGACGCCGAGCGCATCGAGGTGGACACCCTGCATCAGCCAGCCGGCGACGACGCCCGCAAGCCCAAGCGTGGAGCCGACCGACAGATCGATGCCGCCATTCAGGATCACCAAGAGCATGCCGATCGCCAGCAGGCCGAAGATTGCCACATGCGAGGCCATGATCAGGAAGTTGTTGACGGTGAAATAATAGGGCGAAAGGAAGGAGAAGACGACGATGATCGCGATCAGCGCGAAGAAGGCGCGGCCTTCGAGCAGCAGATGGGCGATGTCAAGCTTGCGCTTCGGCTTTGCCGGGGCGGCTGCCGGCTTGGTGGAGCCGGCGGGGAGGGAGGTGTTCGTTGCGGACATGGTCAGGTTCCTTCTGCTCCGGCTCTAGTGCGCAGCCTCGCCGGAGGCGGCCATGATCTTTTCCTTGGTGACGTGCTGGTCGAACTCGGCGGAAATCTTCCCGCGGCGCATCACGATGATCCGGTGGGCGATGCTCAGGCATTCGCCGACTTCCGATGTCGAATAGAGGACCGCGAGGCCCTGCTTGGCGCGCTCGGCCAGAAGCTTGAACACTTCCGACTTCGCGCCGATGTCAATTCCCCGGCTCGGCTCGTCGAGCAGGATGACGGTCGGGTCGGTGGCCAGCATCTTGCCGATCACCACCTTCTGCTGGTTGCCGCCAGAGAGCGATCCGATCGCCGCGCCGCCGCCATCCGTCTTGATGTGAACCTTGCGGATCGAATCGGCGACGATCGACTGTTCGGCGCCGGGCGAGGTGAAGAGGCCCTTGGTGAAGGCGCGGATGCTGGCGAGCGACAGGTTGGCGCCGACGCTCATCGTCTGCACCAGGCCGTCGCGCTGGCGATCTTCCGGCACGAGCGCCAGGCCCATGGCGATGCGGTCGGCGATGGAGAAGCGGGAGATGTCCTCTCCCTCAAGGAGCACACGGCCGCTGGACGGCGTCAGCCGGCCGGCGATGCATTCGAGGAGCTCGGTCCGCCCGGCGCCCATCAGGCCATAGATGCACACGACTTCGCCGGCGCGCACCGAGAGCGACAGATTGTCGACCACGGAATAGCCGGCACCGGCCGGATCCGGAACGCTGAGATTTTCGACCTTCAGCGCCACATCGCCCATCACGTGTCCGGTCGGCGGCGAGCCGAGGTCGAAGTTCTCGCCGACCATGTTGCGCACGATCCATTCGAGATCGATGCTCTTGCGCTCGGCATAGGCCGTCATCGTGCCGTCGCGCAGCACCACCGCATGGTGGGTGATCTGCAGCGCTTCTTCGAGATGGTGGGAGATATAGACGATCGACACGCCGCGGGCTGTCAGGTCGCGGATGACCTTGAACAGCACCTCGACCTCCGAGGCGGACAGTGCCGATGTCGGCTCATCCATGATCAGGATGCGGCTGTCGACCGAAAGCGCGCGGGCGATCTCGACGATCTGCTGCTGGCCGAGCCGCAGCTCCTCCACCAGCGCGAGCGGATCGATATCCTCTTCGAGCTCTTCGAGCAGCAGGCGCGTCTGGCGTTCCTCTTCGGCGTAGTCCACGCCGGTCGCCATCATGATCTCGCGGCCCATGAAGATGTTGTCGCGCACGTTCAAGTTGGGCGCGAGGCTGAGTTCCTGGTGGATGATCGAGACGCCGAGGTCGCGGGCGTGCGACGAGGAGGTGAAGACCACCGGCTGGCCATCGAGTACGATTTCGCCGGAGGTCGGCTGAACGACACCCGATAGGATCTTCATCAGCGTCGATTTGCCGGCGCCGTTCTCTCCGAACAGAGTCGTGACCTGACCCTTGCGGATCTCGAAGTTGACACCCTTCAGCGCATGGATGCTGCCATAGGATTTCGCAATGTTGCGGGCGGCGAGAACGACGTCGCCCTGGCCGGCGGCGGAACGGACGGGCGTGCTCATTGGACGTCGAGCCTCACCGGCGTGATCAGCCAGCTCTTCGGATTGATCAGCTTGAAGACACCGACGACCTTGGCCGTCTTGCCAGTCAGACTGTCGGCGCCGGCATTGGCCAGCACATCCTTCTTCATCTGGTTGTTGATGGCCGAGCCGGCGTTCTGATACTCGATCTGGTTGGTGAACTGGCCGAACTCGATCGCACCCGTCGCATCGCGCAGGTCCGTGCCGTTGACGGCGGGGCCGGTCTGGACACGCACCACCACGTCGGCCGGCAGCTCGCCGCCGCTGAACACATGCGCATTGCCCTTGCGCTCGCCGGCCGTGGCCGTGAAGGAAACGGGGAAGACCGGGCCGGTGCTGGTCGCAACACCATATTTCTCGGCCGCGGCCTTCTTGTCGGCGGCGATCGCGGCGGCAAGCTCGGGAGCGGCGACGGCGCGTTTCTCGACATCGGCCTTGATCTTCGGGAAGTTCTCCGCGCCGAAGGCTTCCGGCGAGAACACGGCCTGGCGCACGTCATGCTCGGAGCCGATCTGCACGATCCGTGTGTCGTAGGCCATGGCAGCCAGCAGAACGATCCCGGCGACGCCGGCGATCAGGCCGCGGCGACTTGCCGGCGCCTGTCTCGGGATCTTGCGTGTCGTGACTGTGCTCATGCTCAATAACCTCGATGATGACCCGCCGGCGAGACCGCCAGCGTCCGGTGTGCCCAATCCCGGTGCCCTCCGCCTCAGGCCGGCCAAGGCGGCGGGGCAAGCAAATTGGGTGGTGAGTGTCGTGTTCCGCCCGTCCTTGCCGCCCGGCATCTCCTCATCCAACGCCGGGCGAGCGGCCTATCTTGTGATAGGTCTGTGTTAAATATTGCATCGACCCTGATGCAGTTTCAGTAACCTGTCAATGACCCTTTTCAGAGGGTTCATCTTTGTCCAAGCGTTCTTCGATCATGCCGAACCAGCCCGCGTCCCGTCGCACGCCGCTCCGCCTGCGACGCTCGTCCCGGATGTCCGTACCGATGATCCTGCAGCCGTGAAGGATGCGAATCCATCAAGCAAGTCCCTGATCGCGAACGGAATTGGCGCTGCCAGCATTGTTCGGCAACTTGGGCATCCGGTCCCGGCGGATCGAAACGACGTGTGGTGTAAAGTCCTCCTGCCATCCAGTGCGGCGCAGCATCCTCCTCGGGCGCTCGCTCCGTTGACAGGGGGAAGCTTATATGAAAAAAAATTCTGCGCCAGAAAAAAATTTCGGTCGCTGTGTGAATAATCCGTGATAAGTTGGCGGTCAGGGTCACAGCTGTGGTTCGTCGGCGCGTTGCGGTCTGGAGGGCTGTGGCGGTGTCGGGATGGAGGAGCAGGATGAGGCGTCGGCGGAGGAAAGCCGGAGCGGGGAACCGCCGCGGCGGGCGACCTCTCAGTCAAGGATCGTGAGTATGCAGAACGGATGCGACGTGCTGATCGGGATCGATTCGGGCACTTCGGTGATCAAGGCGGTGGCCTTCGATCTCGCCGGGGGGCAGATCGCCTCGGCTTCGGTGCGCAACAGCTACAAGACCGGCCTCGACGGTTCGGCCACCCAATCGCTCGGCCAGACCTGGCGCGATTGCGTTTCTGCCTTGCGCGGCCTGTCGGAAAAGGTGGACCGGCTTGCCGAACGGACTGCGGCGCTCTCCGTCACGGCGCAGGGCGACGGGACCTGGCTGGTGGGCAAAGGCAACGAGGCGGTCGGTGAGGCCTGGCTCTGGCTCGACGCGCGCGCGGCGCCCACCGTCAGGCGACTTGCTGCCGGGCCGCAGAACCGTGCGCGGTTCGAGGCGACGGGCACCGGGCTCAACACCTGCCAGCAGGGCGCGCAGATCGCCCATATGGACCGCCATCACACGGGCCTGCTGGATCAGGCCGAGGTCGCGCTGCACTGCAAGGACTGGCTCTATCTGAACCTGACCGGCGTGCGCGCCACCGATCCGTCGGAGGCGAGCTTCACCTTCGGCGACTTCCGCAGCCGCTCCTACAGCGACGCGGCGATCGAGGCGCTAGGGCTCGGCCATCGGCGTTCGCTGTTGCCCGAGATCGTCGATGGCACAGAGGTCACCCATGGCCTTTCCGCGCGCGCCGCGGCCGAAACCGGGCTTCTGGCCGGCACGCCGGTCTCGCTCGGCTATGTCGACATGGTGATGACCGCGCTGGGCGCCGGCATTCGCACGAGCCGTACCAATGCCGCCTGTTCCACCATCGGCTCGACCGGCGTTCACATGCGTGCCAAGGCGGCGGGTGAGGTGGAGCTCAATGCCGAAGGCACCGGCTATGTGATCGCCCTGCCGATCCCGGGAATCGTCACCCAGGTGCAGACGAATATGGCCGCCACGCTCAATATCGACTGGATCCTCCAGCTCGCCGGCGACCTGATGGCCGATGCCGGCCGCGAGATCCCGCACAGCGAGCTGGTCGCCCGGATCGAAGGCTGGCTGAAGGCCTCAAAGCCCGGCGCTCTTCTCTATCATCCCTATATTTCCGAAGCGGGCGAACGCGGGCCCTTCGTCAATGCGGATGCGCGGGCGGGCTTCATCGGCCTGTCGATGCGCCACCGATTCGCCGATCTCCTCCGTGCCGTGGTCGAAGGGCTCGGCATGGCGACGCGCGACTGTTACGCGGCCATGGGCGCCCTGCCGCAGGAGCTTCGGCTGACCGGCGGCGCGGCTCGTTCCGGGGCGTTGCGCAGCGTGATCTCGGCTGCCATCGGCGCGCCGGTCCGCATTTCGAGCCGGGAGGAGGCCGGCGCCGCCGGCGCGGCCATGATGGCCGCGGTCGCCATCGGCGCCTATCCCGACATGGACAGCTGCATCGATGCCTGGGTAACGCCTCTCTTGGGCGCGGCCGAGGCACCCGATCGGGCTTTGTCCTACCACTATACCACGCTGTTCCCGGCCTATGCGGGCGCCCGCCATGCGCTGTCGCCCGTCTGGGATCAGCTGGCCGAAATTCCGGGCCCGGCCGAGGATGGACCGGTGCTCACCACTCATGAAGATGCGGCGCTATCCGCGCAAGGAGAGGCACAATGAACGATATCACCGAGGTCGATCTCGTCGTCATCGGCGGCGGCATCAATGGCGCGGGCATTGCCCGCGATGCAGCCGGCCGGGGTCTCTCCGTCATCCTGTGCGAGAAGGGCGATCTGGCCGAGGGAACCTCCTCGCGCTCCGGCAAGCTGGTGCATGGCGGCTTGCGCTATCTTGAATATTATGAATTCCGCCTGGTTCGCGAGGCGCTGATCGAGCGCGAGGTGCTGCTCAATTCCGCGAGCCACATCATCTGGCCGATGCGCTTCGTTCTGCCGCACAGCCCCGACGATCGGCCGGCCTGGCTCGTTCGGCTCGGCCTGTTCCTCTATGACCATCTCGGCGGTCGCAAGCGCCTGCCGGGCACGCGCCAGCTCGACCTGCGCCGCGCGCCGGAAGGTGCGCCGATTCTCGACCAGTACACCAAGGGGTTCGAGTATTCCGACTGCTGGGTGGATGATGCGCGCCTCGTGGTTCTCAATGCCGTCGATGCCGCCGAGCGCGGCGCGACCGTTCTGACCCGCACCGCCTGCACCTCGGCCCGCCGCGAAAACGGCGGCTGGCGGGTGGACCTGCGCGACATGCGCGACGGCTCGGTGCGCACGGTGCGCGCCAAGGTGGTCGTCAATGCCGCCGGCCCGTGGGTCAACGACATCGTCAACCGCGTCGCCGGCTCCAACAGCCGCCGCAATGTCCGCCTCGTCAAGGGCAGCCACATCATCGTGCCGAAGTTCTGGGAGGGCCAGCAGGCCTATCTCGTCCAGAACCACGACAAGCGCGTCATCTTCATCAACCCCTATGAAGGCGACAAGGCGCTGATCGGCACCACCGACATTCCTTATGAAGGCATGCCGGAAGACGTGACCGCGGACGAGGCCGAGATCGCCTATTTGATGGCGGCCGTAAACCGCTACTTCAAGGAGAAGCTGCGCCGCTCCGACGTGATCGAGAGCTTCTCGGGCGTGCGGCCGCTCTTCGACGACGGGCAGGGCAACCCCTCCGCCGTCACCCGCGACTATGTCTTCGATCTCGACGAAACCGGTGGCGCACCGCTGCTCAACGTCTTCGGCGGCAAGATCACCACCTTCCGCAAGCTCTCCGAACATGCGCTGCAGAAGATCGCCGGCTTCTTCCCGCAGATGAAGGGCGACTGGACGCGGGGCGCGACCCTGCCGGGCGGCGAGATCCCGGACGCGGACTATGTCCGCTTTGCGGAAGAGATGCGGGTCCGCTATCCGTGGATGCCGCGTGCGCTGCTCAGCCATTACGGTCGTCTCTATGGCGCGCGGCTGACGCGCATCGTCGGCGACGCGACCGCGCTGGAAGGGCTTGGCCGTCATTTCGGCGGCAACCTCTACGAGGCCGAGGTTCGCTATCTCGTTGAGCATGAATGGGCGGAGACGGCCGAGGATGTCTTCTGGCGGCGGACGAAGGAAGGTCTGCGCATGACGGCCGCCGAGAAGGCCGCCTTCTCCGCCTGGTTCGACGACAGTTTCGCCCGCGCCGCCTGAGCGCCCCTGAAAGATCGAGAGAGAACCATGGCGCTGACGCTGTCCCTCAACACCAATCCGCTGGTCAACCGCTTCGCCCGGCCCGACGACCTGATCGACACGGTCGCCCGCGACTTGAAGATCCGTGATCTGCAGTTGACCCACGAATTCATCAATCCGAGCTGGCCGGCGCCCGTGATCCGCCGTCTCACGCGCGAGATGGATGCGGCTCTTGCACGCACGGGCGTGCGGGTGACCTCCGGCATGACCGGCCCCTATGGGCGCCTCAACCATTTTGGTCATCCCGACCGCGACGTGCGGCGCTATTATGTCGACTGGTTCAAGACCTTTGCCGATATCATCGGCGATCTCGGCGGGAGCTCGGTCGGCACGCAATTCGCGATCTTCACCTATGAGGATTATGACGATCCGACCCGTCGGGAGGCGCTGATCGACATCGCCATCGAGTGCTGGGCCGAAGTGGCCGAGCATGCGAAGGCCGCTGGCCTTTCCTATGTCTTCTGGGAACCCATGAGCATCGGCCGCGAATTCGGCGAAACGATCGACGCCTGCCTAGCCCTGCAGGACCGCCTGACGGCCGCCAACATGGCGGTGCCGATGTGGATGATGGCCGATATCGATCATGGCGATGTTACTTCCGCCAATCCCGACGATTTCGACCCCTATGCCTGGGCACGCGCCGTGCCGAAGGTTTCGCCGATCATCCATATCAAGCAGAGCCTGATGGACAAGGGCGGCCACCGCCCGTTCACCGCCGCTTTCAACGCCAAAGGCCGAATCCAGCCGCAGCCGCTGCTCCAAGCTTTCGCGGCCGGCGGCGCGCGAGACAACGAGGTTTGCCTCGAACTGTCCTTCAAGGAGCGTGATCCGAACGACCGCGAGGTGATTCCACAGATCGCCGAAAGCATCGCCTTCTGGGCGCCGCACATCGACACCGGCGCGGCCGATCTCAAGGTTTAGGAACGCAGGATGGGTACAGAGACTGAACGATCCAGCGTGACAGGTCGAGAAAGACACTGCTAATATAATGCCGCGATGGCAGAAGCAGTGGGCGCCGTGCCGGCCGGCGCGTCGAGGGGGATGAGCCACCTCGACCTTGGCAAGGGCTTTGCCTTCGTTCTGGAGTGACGCGGATGGGGCTGTTCCCGATCAGCATCACGCTTATGATACGGAAAACCCGCACGGGCTGGTCTATGGCCGTGCGGGTCAATTTTCGACATAAGTGAAACGGCGGCCGGGGGTGCAACCCCGGCTGCCACTTCAGAACTCTATGATGGACGCCAACGAATTTCAAGGTTTCTCGATCGATCGCGCCGATCCGATCCGATCGGAGAGACCTGGGCACACGCCTTCGTGTGCAGACGGACGAGCCAACGGATGGTGTCCGGCTGGTGCGGACCGGTGGATGGATAGGATGCCATGGATACGGAAGACTCACTCGCCATTCGTGCCGCCTGGCTGCATTATGTCGGGGGGCTGACGCAATCGGCGGTCGCAAAGCGGCTCGGCTTGCCATCGGTCAAGGCGCACCGGCTGATTGCGCGTGCGGTGGCCGACGGCGTTGTCAAAGTGACGATCGACGGCGACATCGTCGGCTGCGTCGAGCTCGAGGCACGGCTCGCCCAACGCTACGGGCTCGATCACTGTCAGGTTGCGCCGGACCTTGGCGAAGAGGGGCTTCCACTCCGCGCCCTGGCCCAGGCTGGTGCGTCCTTTCTGCGACGGGAGATCGAGGGCAGCGAGCCGCGAGTGATCGGCCTTGGCCATGGACGGACGCTGGCGGCGGCGGTCCACCAATTGCCGCGGGTCAGCGGAACCGGCGCGCGCTTCGTCTCGCTGTTGGGCGGGCTGACGCGCAACTATTCGGTCAATCCCCACGACGTCATGCACAAGATCGCCGAGAAGACCGGCGCGCTCTCCTATGTCATGCCGGTGCCGTTCTTCGCCAACACGGCGGAGGACCGCGAGGTTCTCCTGTCCCAGAAAGGTGTGGGCGAGGTCTTCGACATGGCACGGCAGGCGGATTTGAAGTTCGTCGGGATCGGCACGGTCGAGCCCGCGGCACAGCTCGTCTCCTCCGGAATGATCGAGGCGCGGGAGATCCGGGAAATCTCGGAGGATGGCGGGGTGGGCGAGCTGCTGGGTCACTTCTTCGACGCGTCCGGACGCTTGCTCGAAACGCCGCTGACGGCCCGCACGCTTTCGGTTCCCTTTTCCGACAGGGGAGCCGATCGGATCATCGCGGTGGCCGGCGGCCCCGCTAAGCTCGATGCGATCCGCGCGGTCCTCGCCAGCCGCCGCCTTTCAGGGCTGGTCACCGACGAAGTGACGGCCGCAGCCTTGCTTGGTTCCTGAGCGATGCTCGCCACAGGCCTCCACGTCTGATCGAGGGAGAGGTCAGCCGCCGCCGAGCACGCGTCGGCTGGCATCGTCCATGGCGCGGCTTTGGTCCTGTCCGTCCCGCTTGAGGCCCTGGGCCGTGTTGCCGCAGGCCGAAAGGGTCAAGGCTGCCAGCGCAACGGCGAGCAGGGCGGTGCGGGTCTTGTGAGAGGTCATGGTCGCTCCTTGTCAAAAAGGGTCGCATGCAGACCCATGACAGGGGATGTGTCGCGCAGACCTGGGAAGTCAATCCGCGCCGGTGTCTTGTCCGGCCGCTGCAGCCATGGGCTGGCTGTTCGGAAAGCGGCGGCTGAGGAGGCGGCTGCCGCGCAGGCCGAAGCGCCACGGGCGATCCATGTCGCGGCTGATGCCGATCCGTGGCCCCGTCTGCACGTCGGCAACCGCGTCGGAGGCCACAAGCGTGAAAGGTGAGGAGAGCATGTCGGCGCCATCCTCGGCGATCGTGATGCCAAGCGCCTGGCAGAGCCGGCCGGGGCCGGCGCAAAAAAGGGCGGGTGCGACATCACCCCGGCGGGCCGCCATCGTCTCCAGTCCCGTTTCGGGTGCGAGCGCGCGCAGCAGGACGGCGCTGCCCGGTTCGCAGACGATGTTCAGGCACCAGTGGATGCCGTAGGACCGGTAGACATAGGCATGGCCGGCCGGCCCGAACATGGCGCGGTTGCGCGGCGTCGGCCCTCGGAAACTGTGTGACGCGGCATCCTGCGGTTCATAGGCCTCGGTCTCGACGATCATTCCTCCGACCCCTTCGAACAGGAGCCGCGCGCCGATCAACAGCGGCGCGACTGCAGAAGCCGGCCGTTCGAAGAAGGCACGATCGATCAAGGTCTTATCCTCCGCTTCCTATCCGGTCTCCGCTCTGCCGCAAACACGGAACCAAGCACGCCTGTTTTCGTTCTGCCGAAAAGGAGCGGTTCATGTCCAGACACGCGATGCAATCCTTCACCCTTTCGCTGCCCATCTGCGTCCGCGCGCTCGCGCTCGCCGGCATGCTGGCTGCAGGTTCGGTGGCGGAGGCACAGGACGGCCGGAGCGCCTGCCGCACGACGCCCCCGGCAGCGCAAGGGGAGGGCGCGCCGAAAAGCGAGGGGCAGAGCCTGACCGAGACGCTCGACAGCTGCAACAGCGTGCTGACCCCGCCGCGCGTGGGAGATGGCGACCTGGTCGAGCCGGCACCGGACGCGGGCAAGACCCCGGTCATCACGCCGGGCGACCTGCCGCCACAGGGCAATCCATCCAACAACCCCGGCTAGGCGAGCCGCAGCGAGAGAGCGGCGCGGGAGGGACAGCCCGCGCCATGACGAGAGAGGGACAGATGACAGGACATGGCGCAACCGCAGCGCCCGCGCGGATCACCGCTCGGGACGAGGCACATGGGCGAACAGCGAAAAGCCCGACGGACATCCCCTTTCCCGGTTTGAAGGACGTGTTCTGGCGCGTGGTGGCGGAGGTCAGCAATGACCGGGTGACGCTGATCGCCGCCGGAGTGACCTATTATCTCCTGCTCGCGCTCTTCCCGACGCTGACCGCGCTCGTCTCTCTCTACGGCTTCGTCGCCGACCCCGGCGCGATCGGCGTGCAGGTCGGCCTGCTTGCCGACGTGTTGCCGGCGGGCTCGCTCGACCTCATCCTGAACCAGCTGAAGGCCCTGACCTCGCAGCCTGCATCGACGCTGTCGATCGGCTTCATCAGCGGCCTGGCAATCGCGCTCTGGAGCGCGCACAACGGCACGCGCGCCCTGTTCGATGCCATGAACATCGCCTATGGCGAAACCGAGCGACGCGGGTTCTTCCGATTGACCGGGCTCGCGATCCTGTTCACGCTCGGCGCCATCATCGTCGCCTGCGTCATCATCTCGGCCATCGGCGTCCTGCCGGCGGTTCTGTCCTATCTGTGGTTGGATCGCTGGGTGGAGCTTCTGGCACGCGCAGCGCGCTGGCCGGTCATGCTGGCTTTGGTGGCGGGTGGGACCATGCTGCTCTATCGCTATGGGCCTTGCCGGGAGGCCGCTCAATTGCGCTGGCTTTCGTGGGGCGCGCTCTTCACCAGCATTGCCTGGCTACTCGCCTCGCTGGCCTTTTCCTACTACCTCGACAACTTCGCCAACTACAATGCCACCTATGGCGCGCTCGGTGCTCTGATCGGCTTCATGGTCTGGATCTGGATGTCGGTCATCATTCTCATCATCGGCGCAGAGATCAATGCCGAGCTCGAGCGTCAAACGGCAGTGGACTCGACCACCGGAATGCCCCAACCTATGGGCAAGCGCGGCGCCTTCGCCGCCGATACCTTGGGTGAGGAACAGGGCTGAGCGCGCTGGCGCCGGCTCCTTGCAGTGACGGGTGGCACGAGAATGAGTGACGAGGCGCAAATCCGCGATGTGGTTCATCGCCTGGTTCATGCACTGGGGACGGGGGATGCGCCGGCGTTGGTGGCGTGTTTCCATCCGCAAGCGGTCATCATCGCCACGGATGGCACGGCGGTTCAATGCATGAGCGTGACGGACTATGCCGGGGCCTTGCCCTCAACGGATGCGGCGGAAACACCGCCCGGATCGCCGGACCTGACCATCTACGACATCACCGAGTCCGTTGCCGTCGTCAAGCTGATCGACAAGTTCGATGGGCGAAGCTTTGTCGGGCACCTTTCTCTGATCCGTCTCGGCGGACTTTGGCAGATCGCAAGCGTCAACTACCAACTGCGCAGCTAGGCACAACCGGCCGGCATCGTGCAG
This region includes:
- a CDS encoding DNA-3-methyladenine glycosylase, producing the protein MDRAFFERPASAVAPLLIGARLLFEGVGGMIVETEAYEPQDAASHSFRGPTPRNRAMFGPAGHAYVYRSYGIHWCLNIVCEPGSAVLLRALAPETGLETMAARRGDVAPALFCAGPGRLCQALGITIAEDGADMLSSPFTLVASDAVADVQTGPRIGISRDMDRPWRFGLRGSRLLSRRFPNSQPMAAAAGQDTGAD
- a CDS encoding nuclear transport factor 2 family protein, translated to MSDEAQIRDVVHRLVHALGTGDAPALVACFHPQAVIIATDGTAVQCMSVTDYAGALPSTDAAETPPGSPDLTIYDITESVAVVKLIDKFDGRSFVGHLSLIRLGGLWQIASVNYQLRS
- a CDS encoding YihY/virulence factor BrkB family protein; amino-acid sequence: MTGHGATAAPARITARDEAHGRTAKSPTDIPFPGLKDVFWRVVAEVSNDRVTLIAAGVTYYLLLALFPTLTALVSLYGFVADPGAIGVQVGLLADVLPAGSLDLILNQLKALTSQPASTLSIGFISGLAIALWSAHNGTRALFDAMNIAYGETERRGFFRLTGLAILFTLGAIIVACVIISAIGVLPAVLSYLWLDRWVELLARAARWPVMLALVAGGTMLLYRYGPCREAAQLRWLSWGALFTSIAWLLASLAFSYYLDNFANYNATYGALGALIGFMVWIWMSVIILIIGAEINAELERQTAVDSTTGMPQPMGKRGAFAADTLGEEQG
- a CDS encoding sugar phosphate isomerase/epimerase family protein codes for the protein MALTLSLNTNPLVNRFARPDDLIDTVARDLKIRDLQLTHEFINPSWPAPVIRRLTREMDAALARTGVRVTSGMTGPYGRLNHFGHPDRDVRRYYVDWFKTFADIIGDLGGSSVGTQFAIFTYEDYDDPTRREALIDIAIECWAEVAEHAKAAGLSYVFWEPMSIGREFGETIDACLALQDRLTAANMAVPMWMMADIDHGDVTSANPDDFDPYAWARAVPKVSPIIHIKQSLMDKGGHRPFTAAFNAKGRIQPQPLLQAFAAGGARDNEVCLELSFKERDPNDREVIPQIAESIAFWAPHIDTGAADLKV
- a CDS encoding entericidin; protein product: MTSHKTRTALLAVALAALTLSACGNTAQGLKRDGQDQSRAMDDASRRVLGGG
- a CDS encoding sugar-binding transcriptional regulator yields the protein MDTEDSLAIRAAWLHYVGGLTQSAVAKRLGLPSVKAHRLIARAVADGVVKVTIDGDIVGCVELEARLAQRYGLDHCQVAPDLGEEGLPLRALAQAGASFLRREIEGSEPRVIGLGHGRTLAAAVHQLPRVSGTGARFVSLLGGLTRNYSVNPHDVMHKIAEKTGALSYVMPVPFFANTAEDREVLLSQKGVGEVFDMARQADLKFVGIGTVEPAAQLVSSGMIEAREIREISEDGGVGELLGHFFDASGRLLETPLTARTLSVPFSDRGADRIIAVAGGPAKLDAIRAVLASRRLSGLVTDEVTAAALLGS